From the Senegalimassilia faecalis genome, one window contains:
- a CDS encoding CopG family transcriptional regulator, translating into MEEEAGVAKGKERRVTFRMEGGDYDALCERCERAGLSKSEYLRYLVRIPLSTEANAGDEHRILVDRRALWAMSRELTKWGYHYNQAVHAMNLIIFHARHGRVDRDLVAESVPTIERELADVNAAAREMAAELGRIGADSLVEGSPCRS; encoded by the coding sequence ATGGAAGAGGAAGCCGGCGTCGCCAAAGGCAAGGAGCGCCGCGTCACGTTCCGCATGGAGGGAGGCGACTACGACGCGCTCTGCGAGCGGTGCGAGCGCGCCGGCCTCAGCAAGTCGGAGTACCTGCGTTACCTCGTGCGCATACCGTTGTCGACGGAGGCCAACGCGGGAGACGAGCACCGCATACTCGTGGACCGCAGGGCCCTGTGGGCGATGTCGCGCGAGCTCACGAAGTGGGGCTACCACTACAACCAGGCCGTGCACGCGATGAACCTCATCATCTTCCACGCCCGCCATGGGCGCGTCGACCGCGACCTCGTGGCGGAGAGCGTCCCTACGATCGAGCGCGAGCTCGCCGACGTGAACGCCGCGGCCCGCGAGATGGCGGCCGAGCTCGGGCGCATCGGAGCCGACTCGCTCGTGGAGGGGTCGCCATGCCGATCCTGA
- the istA gene encoding IS21 family transposase, with the protein MAEKNLIGELDMYREAGIKPNFSDIAKRYGKDRHTVASYWRAEGGRPHDGRGDRAGSFDAHIEEVAAKAQLPGVTKKGIHEWLLHRYPGEDLAGYNAFTQFMRKNGIAVGASGGPEPHPRFETPPGLQLQFDWKESVKMANRDGELFEFNVFAATLGHSRRHIFIRSRTRTTDDLVRCMYATIARLGGVPREWVTDNMSALVTIKGGRRLKVQRAYEFAKAAGFELKLCRPRSPQTKGKVESSNRFLSRLMAYQGDFDGWDDIDEIVARIEDASNSEPNETTGLPPSALFMEEKDALLPVGNLRALEEAMGDVVRVARVPATMLVSAHGEPMSVPRRCIGRPARIVCMPGGAMDCYVGGELVATHVAGGPAYDPAHYAEAMAGKRWFGDAAGDIEAAAAANLGLLDSIGGSL; encoded by the coding sequence GTGGCGGAGAAGAACCTGATCGGAGAGTTGGACATGTACAGGGAAGCGGGCATAAAGCCCAACTTCAGCGACATAGCGAAGCGCTACGGCAAGGACAGGCACACCGTGGCGTCGTACTGGAGGGCCGAGGGCGGGCGGCCCCACGACGGGCGCGGCGACAGGGCGGGCTCGTTCGACGCGCACATCGAGGAGGTGGCAGCCAAGGCGCAACTGCCGGGAGTCACCAAGAAGGGCATCCACGAGTGGCTGCTGCACAGGTATCCCGGCGAGGACCTGGCCGGCTACAACGCCTTCACCCAGTTCATGCGCAAGAACGGCATCGCCGTCGGGGCCTCCGGGGGCCCGGAGCCGCACCCGCGCTTCGAGACGCCGCCCGGACTGCAGCTGCAGTTCGACTGGAAGGAGTCCGTCAAGATGGCAAACCGCGACGGCGAGCTGTTCGAGTTCAACGTGTTCGCGGCGACGCTGGGCCATTCCCGCAGGCACATATTCATCCGGTCGAGGACCAGGACGACCGACGACCTGGTCAGGTGCATGTACGCCACGATCGCGAGGCTCGGCGGCGTGCCGCGCGAGTGGGTCACGGACAACATGTCCGCCCTGGTGACGATCAAGGGCGGCAGGCGCCTCAAGGTCCAGCGCGCATACGAGTTCGCCAAGGCCGCCGGCTTCGAGCTGAAGCTGTGCCGCCCGCGCAGCCCCCAGACGAAGGGCAAGGTCGAGTCGTCGAACCGCTTCCTGTCGCGGCTCATGGCCTACCAGGGCGACTTCGACGGCTGGGACGATATCGACGAGATCGTCGCGCGGATCGAGGACGCCAGCAACTCCGAGCCCAACGAGACCACGGGGCTGCCGCCCTCCGCGCTGTTCATGGAGGAGAAGGACGCGCTGCTGCCCGTCGGCAACCTGCGCGCCCTCGAGGAGGCGATGGGCGACGTGGTGCGCGTGGCCAGGGTGCCGGCCACGATGCTGGTGAGCGCGCACGGCGAGCCCATGTCGGTGCCCAGGCGCTGCATCGGCAGGCCCGCCCGCATCGTCTGCATGCCCGGCGGCGCGATGGACTGCTACGTCGGCGGCGAGCTGGTGGCGACGCACGTGGCGGGCGGGCCGGCCTACGACCCGGCGCACTACGCCGAGGCCATGGCCGGCAAGCGGTGGTTCGGCGACGCCGCCGGCGACATCGAGGCGGCCGCCGCGGCCAACCTCGGCCTGCTCGACTCGATAGGGGGCTCGCTGTGA
- a CDS encoding ParA family protein: MRTIAISNYKGGVGKTTTAVNLAAIFAARGLRTLLVDLDPQASATDFFGLYDRAASERRTSVELLYGGAPVEEIAYAAGENLDVVASTIDLVDQNEMLLREQRLKFALDDASGSYDVCLIDCSPVMRRLAFNAYLAAAEGGMVVIPVKLDSTVMRGTALTVEATRSIADALRMPTPRWKILRTCVPGRMTNAETTGAAVLDGFFPDEQFETVIHASSKVCEGSWQWKPVAAFEPGSRPARDYEALADEVYRELA; encoded by the coding sequence ATGCGCACGATAGCCATTTCCAACTACAAGGGCGGCGTCGGCAAGACGACGACCGCCGTGAACCTGGCGGCCATCTTCGCCGCCCGGGGCCTTCGGACCCTGCTCGTCGACCTCGACCCGCAGGCGTCGGCCACCGACTTCTTCGGCCTCTACGACCGGGCCGCCTCCGAGCGGCGCACATCGGTCGAGCTGCTCTACGGCGGCGCGCCCGTGGAGGAGATCGCCTACGCCGCCGGGGAGAACCTCGACGTGGTGGCCTCGACCATCGACCTCGTCGACCAGAACGAGATGCTCCTGCGCGAGCAGCGCCTCAAGTTCGCGCTCGACGACGCCTCGGGCTCCTACGACGTCTGCCTCATCGACTGCAGCCCCGTGATGCGCAGGCTCGCCTTCAACGCCTACCTCGCCGCCGCGGAGGGCGGCATGGTCGTCATCCCCGTGAAGCTCGACTCCACCGTGATGCGCGGCACGGCGCTCACCGTGGAGGCGACGCGCTCAATCGCGGACGCCCTGCGCATGCCCACGCCCAGATGGAAGATACTGCGCACCTGCGTGCCCGGCCGCATGACCAACGCCGAGACCACGGGCGCGGCCGTGCTCGACGGGTTCTTCCCAGACGAGCAGTTCGAGACGGTCATACACGCGAGCAGCAAGGTCTGCGAGGGCAGCTGGCAGTGGAAGCCGGTGGCCGCCTTCGAGCCGGGGAGCCGCCCCGCGCGCGACTACGAGGCCCTCGCCGACGAGGTGTACCGTGAGCTCGCCTAG
- a CDS encoding relaxase/mobilization nuclease domain-containing protein — MPILKPISGHGATGGIRRYLEKGGRALARDLFNLSYDERDAGALGDEAKEACAWDAEMDATRAAFGTDAPWRGKPARTFKHFVLSPDPGDDIDLAALRELACSWALKHFGDHEIAIVYHDDNARGIPHAHIVVNNANLRTGYRMQTQHPEDLNRDLQDMARERGLSGLSNDRAPESPSKARGRAGAGGPRSRRSVYLGRAEKEIMRSGGYSWVGDIRARVALAKTTARDEAEFLGILDALGVHVADNSAKARRDDWVFSLAEEPSKKVSGERLGFVYGKEMLRRRFEREGAYRPTDASTARIREAAERALELNDLSELSRLSSALETCAKFDVESIEEFGLRMATLERRGQAGGEGYRRLEAARAYIAENGLMPLKTRYGNGDKRGEAGDNQRGSRHEDEQQRILAAERQRAQQDQRRERGRR, encoded by the coding sequence ATGCCGATCCTGAAGCCGATAAGCGGCCACGGCGCGACCGGAGGCATCCGCCGCTACCTCGAGAAGGGAGGCCGCGCCCTCGCGCGCGACCTGTTCAACCTGAGCTACGACGAGCGCGACGCCGGCGCGCTGGGAGACGAGGCCAAGGAGGCCTGCGCCTGGGACGCCGAGATGGACGCCACTCGCGCCGCCTTCGGCACGGACGCACCCTGGAGGGGAAAGCCCGCGCGCACGTTCAAGCACTTCGTGCTCTCGCCGGACCCCGGCGACGACATCGACCTGGCTGCGCTGCGCGAGCTCGCGTGCTCGTGGGCGCTCAAGCACTTCGGCGACCACGAGATCGCCATCGTCTACCACGACGACAACGCCCGCGGCATACCCCACGCGCACATCGTAGTGAACAACGCGAACCTCCGCACGGGCTACCGCATGCAGACCCAGCACCCCGAGGACCTCAACCGAGACCTTCAGGACATGGCCCGCGAGCGCGGGCTGTCGGGCCTCTCCAACGACCGGGCGCCAGAATCGCCGTCGAAGGCGCGAGGGCGCGCCGGCGCGGGCGGGCCCAGGAGTCGCAGGAGCGTCTACCTGGGCCGTGCCGAGAAGGAGATCATGCGCTCTGGCGGCTACTCGTGGGTCGGCGACATCCGCGCCCGCGTCGCGCTCGCCAAGACCACGGCGCGCGACGAGGCGGAGTTCCTCGGCATCCTCGACGCCCTGGGCGTGCACGTCGCCGACAACTCGGCCAAGGCGAGGCGGGACGACTGGGTGTTCAGCCTGGCAGAGGAGCCGTCCAAGAAGGTCAGCGGCGAGCGCCTGGGGTTCGTCTACGGCAAGGAGATGCTCCGCCGGCGGTTCGAGCGCGAAGGCGCCTACCGCCCCACGGACGCGAGCACCGCGCGCATCCGCGAGGCCGCCGAGCGGGCCCTCGAGCTCAACGACCTCTCGGAGCTGAGCAGGCTCTCCTCGGCGCTCGAGACCTGCGCGAAGTTCGACGTCGAGTCGATCGAGGAGTTCGGTCTCAGGATGGCGACGCTCGAGCGCCGCGGCCAGGCGGGCGGCGAGGGGTACCGCCGCCTCGAGGCTGCGCGAGCCTACATAGCGGAGAACGGCCTCATGCCCCTCAAGACCCGCTACGGGAACGGCGACAAGCGCGGCGAAGCCGGCGACAACCAGCGCGGCAGCCGGCATGAGGACGAGCAGCAGCGCATCCTCGCCGCCGAGCGGCAGCGGGCCCAGCAGGACCAGCGCAGGGAGAGGGGCCGGAGATGA
- a CDS encoding tyrosine-type recombinase/integrase, translating into MELHTVAVHGSPRVILLDDRMAPVRPVFRYLEFLRLKNRAPSTLASYAQDLKTYWVFLSQKGYAYDEATPSTINEYKAYLQSNDPDALVLYLESVRCGSTINRMLSTLKGFYGWCELLGAVELNPVLSQAVAMPPGMHKGMLHHARRDSRTVQGVFKVKESPRRVRIVTDEEMSTILDAANSERDKLLLSLLYMTGARIQEALDLQIGSIPIPDQFAPVSVVENIKSKGKRRDLYVPLRCLELIDAYIIGGRADIATDHDFLFVADHGPWRGRKLTYNAAYDSLTRIREKTGISFGFHDLRHTFNTNLAEAGVDVAVRQLLLGHAHASTTDRYTHLSSKRACEALESYWERSVMSCPQS; encoded by the coding sequence ATGGAGCTGCACACAGTCGCCGTGCACGGAAGCCCGCGCGTCATCCTCTTGGACGACCGCATGGCCCCCGTGCGGCCCGTCTTCAGGTACCTCGAGTTCCTGAGGCTGAAGAACCGGGCCCCCAGCACTCTCGCGTCCTACGCCCAGGACCTCAAAACCTACTGGGTCTTCCTTTCCCAGAAGGGCTACGCCTACGACGAGGCCACGCCCTCCACCATCAACGAGTACAAGGCCTATTTGCAGTCAAATGACCCCGACGCCCTCGTCCTCTACCTGGAGAGCGTGCGCTGCGGGTCGACCATCAACAGGATGCTCAGCACGCTCAAGGGCTTCTACGGCTGGTGCGAGCTACTGGGGGCCGTCGAACTCAACCCCGTTCTCTCCCAGGCGGTGGCTATGCCGCCCGGCATGCACAAGGGCATGCTCCACCACGCTCGCAGAGACAGCAGGACCGTCCAGGGCGTCTTCAAGGTCAAAGAGAGCCCCAGGCGCGTCCGCATCGTCACCGACGAGGAGATGTCCACCATACTGGACGCCGCCAATAGCGAACGCGACAAGCTCCTGCTCTCGCTGCTGTACATGACCGGCGCCAGGATCCAGGAGGCCCTCGACCTCCAGATCGGCTCCATACCCATTCCCGACCAGTTCGCCCCCGTCTCCGTCGTAGAAAACATCAAGTCAAAGGGGAAGCGGCGCGACCTGTACGTCCCGCTCAGGTGCCTGGAGCTCATCGACGCCTACATAATCGGCGGGAGAGCCGACATCGCTACCGACCACGACTTCCTGTTCGTGGCCGACCACGGGCCGTGGCGCGGGCGCAAGCTTACCTACAACGCCGCCTACGACTCCCTGACCCGCATACGCGAGAAGACGGGCATATCGTTCGGCTTCCACGATCTGAGGCACACGTTCAACACGAACCTAGCCGAGGCGGGCGTCGACGTCGCGGTGAGGCAGCTCCTCTTGGGGCATGCCCACGCGTCCACCACCGATCGCTACACCCACCTCTCCAGCAAGCGCGCCTGCGAGGCGTTGGAATCCTACTGGGAGAGGAGCGTGATGTCATGCCCGCAGAGCTGA
- a CDS encoding ParB/RepB/Spo0J family partition protein, which translates to MSSPSQVAAGFTITGLLDGASRTRGRYPVSEIAVADIADHPANAAYSMDPAGIAELAESIRQDGLTDLPLVRKVGDGSWQMVSGHRRKAAYALLAKDDPAYERMPCRVIEGIDDERAVTLLHAANYFTRALTVTERAAATEALRGDAVRLRSEDPSLSGMRVDDVKAAIIERQTGRKVSGKTIAREERLARRIAEDLSPEWAAEADRGNLSAEAVRSLAGMPKERQAEMHAAMEPWRRTKRELSDYVRSESKTQAGPDGRIAKAARLVADFLESPPESPSAADLSLLREMALMTAPYAEAGAGARKVRRRASHSKSSK; encoded by the coding sequence GTGAGCTCGCCTAGCCAGGTGGCCGCGGGATTCACCATCACGGGGCTCCTCGACGGCGCGTCCCGCACCCGCGGGCGCTACCCGGTGTCCGAGATCGCGGTGGCCGACATCGCCGACCACCCGGCGAACGCCGCGTACTCCATGGACCCGGCCGGCATAGCCGAGCTCGCCGAGTCGATACGCCAGGACGGCCTCACCGACCTGCCGCTGGTGCGCAAGGTCGGAGACGGCTCGTGGCAGATGGTCTCCGGGCACCGCCGCAAGGCCGCCTACGCGCTGCTCGCCAAGGACGACCCCGCCTACGAGAGGATGCCCTGCCGCGTGATAGAGGGCATCGACGACGAGCGGGCGGTGACGCTGCTCCACGCCGCGAACTACTTCACCCGCGCGCTCACCGTGACCGAGCGCGCCGCCGCGACCGAGGCGCTCAGGGGCGACGCCGTGCGCCTGCGCTCCGAGGACCCGTCGCTTTCCGGCATGCGCGTCGACGACGTGAAGGCCGCCATCATCGAGCGGCAGACGGGCCGCAAGGTCTCCGGCAAGACCATCGCGCGCGAGGAGAGGCTTGCCCGCAGGATCGCCGAGGACCTCTCGCCCGAGTGGGCCGCCGAGGCCGACCGAGGCAACCTCAGCGCCGAGGCGGTGCGCTCGCTCGCGGGCATGCCGAAGGAGCGCCAGGCGGAGATGCACGCCGCGATGGAGCCCTGGCGGCGCACCAAGCGGGAGCTCTCCGACTACGTGAGGAGCGAGAGCAAAACGCAGGCCGGCCCCGACGGGCGCATCGCGAAGGCCGCGAGGCTCGTGGCCGACTTCCTCGAGAGCCCGCCCGAGAGCCCGAGCGCTGCCGACCTCTCGCTGCTGCGGGAGATGGCGCTCATGACCGCGCCCTACGCGGAGGCGGGCGCAGGAGCCCGGAAGGTCCGAAGAAGGGCCTCGCATTCGAAATCCAGCAAGTAG
- the istB gene encoding IS21-like element helper ATPase IstB translates to MSAAVQASPLNRLAANLEELGLEGMASSVPEYVRLVADGRKSLVDAMLELTDAQIALKRRADDERRTRMANFPYIKTLADFDWGFQPSVPRGLVEQLATLEFIDRGDNVVLVGSPGVGKTHLSIAIGHEAVMARKQVYFADCSRLVEDLKHASAKEALARRMRFYEHCSLLIIDELGYLDIGKEGADLLFQLVNRRYALKRSTIVTTNVPVGRWGDVFGSNVTASAVADRLCHHCAMIKITGRSYRLKDVSIGGEDGKEEGA, encoded by the coding sequence GTGAGCGCCGCCGTGCAGGCCAGCCCCCTCAACCGCCTGGCGGCCAACCTCGAGGAGCTGGGGCTCGAGGGCATGGCGTCGTCGGTGCCCGAGTACGTCAGGCTCGTCGCCGACGGGAGGAAGAGCCTGGTCGACGCCATGCTCGAGCTCACCGACGCCCAGATAGCCCTCAAGCGGCGCGCCGACGACGAGCGCCGCACGAGGATGGCCAACTTCCCCTACATAAAGACGCTGGCCGACTTCGACTGGGGCTTCCAGCCGAGCGTGCCGCGCGGGCTGGTCGAGCAGCTGGCCACGCTCGAGTTCATCGACCGCGGCGACAACGTCGTGCTCGTCGGCAGCCCGGGCGTCGGCAAGACCCACCTGTCGATAGCCATAGGCCACGAGGCGGTGATGGCCCGCAAGCAGGTGTACTTCGCCGACTGCTCGAGGCTGGTCGAGGACCTCAAGCACGCCTCGGCGAAGGAGGCGCTGGCGCGCAGGATGCGGTTCTACGAGCACTGCAGCCTGCTGATAATAGACGAGCTCGGCTACCTCGACATCGGCAAGGAGGGCGCCGACCTGCTGTTCCAGCTGGTCAACAGGCGCTACGCGCTCAAGCGGTCGACCATCGTCACGACCAACGTGCCGGTGGGCAGGTGGGGCGACGTGTTCGGCAGCAACGTCACGGCCTCGGCGGTGGCCGACAGGCTTTGCCACCATTGCGCGATGATCAAGATAACGGGACGGTCATATCGCCTGAAGGACGTATCCATCGGCGGTGAGGACGGGAAGGAGGAGGGCGCCTAG